One Siniperca chuatsi isolate FFG_IHB_CAS linkage group LG3, ASM2008510v1, whole genome shotgun sequence genomic region harbors:
- the prokr1a gene encoding prokineticin receptor 1a, with translation MDNPTNNSVALLDYFLASDGLDYEIPLDEIPNTTQGQAFFVATIVIAVVLVGIMLVCGVGNCLFIAGLARYKQLRNLTNLLIANLAVSDVLVAAVCCPFLLDYYVVKQLSWDHGLLLCASTNYLRTVSLYVSTNALLAIAVDRYMAIVYPLRPRMKHQTAYYVILTVWIVPIFISIPSAYMASETTYPHVEGHSYKTFCAQIWPVDQQVYYRSYFLLIFALEFIGPVTVMAVCYIQISRELWFKDVPGFQTEQIRKRLRKRRRTVVVLILVLVAYVLCWAPYYGFALLRDFYPTLISRDRNSLVAFYIIECIAMSNGVINTLCFMSVRNNNKRLKKASKFPLRLVTFVATKSVDEGEARTSSLRVTEDVEGTRRSNI, from the exons ATGGACAACCCAACCAACAACAGCGTGGCTCTACTGGACTACTTCCTGGCCAGTGACGGCCTGGACTACGAGATTCCTCTGGACGAGATCCCGAACACCACGCAGGGCCAGGCCTTCTTCGTGGCCACCATTGTCATTGCCGTGGTCCTGGTGGGCATCATGTTGGTCTGCGGAGTGGGAAACTGTCTGTTCATCGCCGGCCTCGCCCGCTACAAGCAGCTCCGCAACCTGACCAACCTGCTGATCGCCAACCTGGCCGTGTCGGACGTGCTGGTGGCGGCGGTGTGCTGTCCCTTCCTACTGGACTACTACGTGGTGAAGCAGCTGTCCTGGGATCACGGCCTGCTACTCTGCGCTTCCACCAACTACCTGCGCACCGTGTCTCTCTACGTGTCCACCAACGCGCTGCTGGCCATCGCCGTGGACAG GTACATGGCTATCGTCTACCCTCTGAGGCCTCGTATGAAGCACCAGACGGCGTACTACGTGATCCTGACAGTTTGGATTGTCCCCATCTTCATCTCCATCCCCTCTGCCTACATGGCCTCTGAGACGACATACCCACATGTGGAAGGTCACAGCTACAAGACCTTCTGTGCTCAGATCTGGCCTGTGGACCAGCAGGTTTACTACCGCTCCtacttcctcctcatcttcgCTCTGGAGTTCATTGGCCCGGTGACTGTCATGGCTGTCTGCTACATCCAGATCTCCAGGGAGCTGTGGTTTAAGGACGTTCCGGGTTTCCAGACGGAGCAGATCCGAAAGAGGCTCCGGAAGCGACGGAGGACAGTGGTGGTGCTGATTCTGGTGCTGGTTGCCTATGTCCTGTGCTGGGCGCCATACTATGGCTTTGCCCTGCTGCGGGACTTTTACCCCACCCTCATATCCAGGGATAGGAACTCCCTGGTGGCCTTCTACATCATCGAGTGCATCGCCATGAGCAACGGGGTCATCAACACCCTCTGCTTTATGAGTGTCCGAAACAACAACAAGCGCCTGAAGAAGGCTAGCAAGTTCCCGCTGAGGCTTGTGACTTTTGTGGCCACCAAGTCGGTGGATGAAGGGGAGGCACGGACCTCCTCCCTCCGAGTGACGGAGGATGTGGAGGGAACTCGGAGGTCAAACATCTGA